In Methanothrix sp., a genomic segment contains:
- a CDS encoding M48 family metallopeptidase, which translates to MEIVVKRSARRKKTIQARMVGGKMEVLAPASISDAALRVHIEKLQIRLEKRVYPKDDLHLSQRAEALNKRYFQGSLSWKSIRYSSRQEHRRGSCNCAARSILISSRLASLPQWVEDYVIMHELAHLIEPNHGKRFKALVNRYPLAERAIGFLMASETLEARGG; encoded by the coding sequence ATGGAGATCGTGGTGAAGAGATCTGCGCGAAGGAAGAAGACCATTCAGGCCCGGATGGTGGGAGGGAAGATGGAGGTCTTAGCTCCAGCCTCTATCTCAGATGCCGCCCTTCGGGTTCACATCGAAAAGCTTCAGATCAGGCTAGAGAAGAGGGTCTATCCCAAGGACGATCTGCATTTGAGCCAGAGGGCAGAGGCCCTGAACAAGAGATATTTTCAAGGGAGCCTCTCTTGGAAGAGCATTCGGTACTCCTCCCGCCAAGAGCACAGGCGTGGATCGTGCAACTGCGCCGCCCGGAGCATTCTCATAAGCTCCCGTCTGGCCAGCCTTCCCCAGTGGGTGGAGGACTATGTCATTATGCATGAGCTGGCTCATCTCATCGAGCCCAATCATGGCAAGAGGTTCAAGGCTCTGGTGAACAGATATCCTCTGGCGGAGAGGGCGATTGGATTCCTGATGGCGTCCGAGACACTGGAGGCCAGGGGAGGCTAA